From one Acidobacteriota bacterium genomic stretch:
- a CDS encoding HlyC/CorC family transporter gives MTGFGLTAGAGFVAAALFAGVFVLFSGFAQALESLSVLRRKALLEADPARFGTLLAREHVRVSRIAVRLTAQGAVLGGLLCLGSALAALGVGEPWLLSAVVILLGWIVAESLVIRWVARRGGDALLAGFGWLIPLVDFLSAPLTPLLSRLVEVEEDAPEGGLVPDAAKEEATKDAEVRALLDVAREEGILEKHEEELVSRAVDFNDRTVGQVMTPRPDIVFAEADAPLDEIADLFVKTKFTRLPLVEGSIDKPVGIVHVKDVFTVLRRPDPPATARAIAREVFFAPESQTVATLLSDFRRRRHPLAIVVDEYGAVTGLATLEDLVEELVGEIADEHEDEAPPVTAQGDGSWSVAGRVRVPELATLFDVDFPRAEYDTVAGLVSEKLGRIPKPGEVAHEAGLSFTVEEADRRRIHRVRVRREAPPPRDDGGAGTE, from the coding sequence GTGACGGGCTTCGGGCTGACCGCGGGTGCGGGCTTCGTCGCGGCGGCGCTCTTCGCGGGCGTCTTCGTCCTCTTCTCGGGCTTCGCTCAGGCCCTCGAGAGCCTGTCGGTCCTTCGGCGCAAGGCGCTCCTCGAGGCCGACCCGGCGCGCTTCGGGACGCTCCTTGCGCGCGAGCACGTGCGCGTCTCGCGGATCGCGGTGCGCCTCACGGCGCAGGGCGCCGTCCTCGGCGGCCTCCTCTGCCTCGGCTCGGCGCTCGCGGCGCTCGGTGTCGGCGAGCCGTGGCTCCTCTCGGCCGTCGTGATCCTTCTCGGCTGGATCGTCGCCGAGAGCCTCGTGATCCGCTGGGTCGCGCGGCGGGGCGGCGACGCGCTCCTCGCGGGCTTCGGGTGGCTGATCCCGCTCGTCGACTTCCTCTCGGCGCCGCTCACGCCGCTCCTCTCGCGCCTCGTCGAGGTCGAGGAGGACGCCCCCGAGGGCGGCCTCGTGCCGGACGCGGCGAAGGAGGAGGCGACGAAGGACGCCGAGGTGCGCGCGCTCCTCGACGTCGCCCGCGAGGAGGGCATTCTCGAGAAGCACGAGGAAGAGCTCGTCTCTCGCGCCGTCGACTTCAACGACCGCACCGTGGGGCAGGTCATGACGCCGCGCCCGGACATCGTCTTCGCCGAGGCCGACGCGCCCCTCGACGAGATCGCCGACCTCTTCGTGAAGACGAAGTTCACGCGCCTCCCGCTCGTCGAGGGCTCGATCGACAAGCCCGTCGGGATCGTCCACGTCAAGGACGTCTTCACGGTGCTGCGGCGCCCGGACCCGCCCGCCACCGCGCGTGCGATCGCGCGCGAGGTCTTCTTCGCGCCGGAGTCCCAGACGGTGGCGACGCTCCTCTCGGACTTCCGCCGCCGCCGCCACCCCCTCGCGATCGTCGTCGACGAGTACGGGGCCGTGACGGGCCTCGCGACGCTGGAAGACCTCGTCGAGGAGCTCGTCGGCGAGATCGCGGACGAGCACGAGGACGAGGCGCCGCCCGTCACCGCGCAGGGCGACGGCTCGTGGTCGGTCGCGGGCCGCGTGCGCGTCCCCGAGCTCGCGACGCTGTTCGACGTGGACTTCCCGCGCGCCGAGTACGACACGGTCGCCGGCCTCGTTTCCGAGAAGCTCGGCCGCATCCCGAAGCCCGGCGAGGTCGCCCACGAGGCCGGACTCTCGTTCACGGTGGAGGAGGCCGATCGCCGCCGGATCCACCGCGTGCGCGTGCGCCGCGAGGCGCCGCCGCCGCGCGACGACGGCGGGGCGGGGACGGAATGA
- the era gene encoding GTPase Era: MKTLRSGTVAVVGRPNAGKSTLVNALVGTKVAIVSDKPQTTRRNLLGIRNDDEGQIVFVDTPGLHKPLHRLNKSMVAEAQDALREEDVRLLVVDATAPAGAGDRFVLELLKAAPAPRICVLNKVDLVPRKETLLPRLAALGASGLFDAIVPASALTGEGLDVLLEALRGHVPEGDALFPAGVVTTSDDATRIAETIREKFLERTREEIPYGLGVLVEEVRREAAKNLTVVRATIVVDRDGHKGIVLGAGGRLLKEAGTAARLDLEKSLGGRFFLDLVVAARPGWREDPRFLTTLTS, translated from the coding sequence ATGAAGACCCTCCGCTCCGGGACGGTCGCCGTCGTCGGGCGACCGAACGCGGGCAAGTCGACGCTCGTGAACGCGCTCGTGGGGACGAAGGTCGCCATCGTGTCCGACAAGCCGCAGACCACGCGGCGCAACCTCCTCGGGATCCGGAACGACGACGAGGGGCAGATCGTGTTCGTCGACACGCCGGGACTCCACAAGCCTCTCCACCGGCTGAACAAGTCCATGGTCGCCGAAGCGCAGGACGCCCTGCGCGAGGAGGACGTGCGCCTGCTCGTCGTCGACGCCACCGCGCCGGCGGGCGCGGGAGACCGCTTCGTTCTCGAGCTCCTGAAGGCCGCCCCGGCGCCGCGGATCTGCGTCCTGAACAAGGTCGACCTCGTCCCGCGGAAGGAGACGCTCCTGCCGCGCCTCGCCGCTCTCGGCGCGTCGGGACTTTTCGACGCGATCGTCCCGGCGTCGGCGCTCACGGGCGAAGGTCTCGACGTGCTCCTCGAGGCCCTGAGGGGCCACGTTCCCGAGGGCGACGCGCTCTTCCCGGCCGGCGTCGTGACGACGTCCGACGACGCGACCCGGATCGCCGAGACGATCCGCGAGAAGTTCCTCGAACGGACGCGCGAGGAGATTCCGTACGGCCTCGGCGTTCTCGTGGAGGAAGTCCGCCGCGAAGCGGCGAAGAACCTCACGGTCGTGCGCGCGACGATCGTCGTCGACCGCGACGGCCACAAGGGAATCGTCCTCGGGGCGGGCGGGCGACTCCTCAAGGAGGCGGGCACGGCGGCCCGTCTCGACCTCGAGAAATCGCTCGGTGGAAGGTTCTTCCTCGATCTCGTCGTCGCGGCGAGGCCCGGCTGGCGCGAGGACCCGCGTTTTCTCACGACCCTGACCAGCTGA
- a CDS encoding VWA domain-containing protein, which yields MDYRYGMLPLELLQSLLSWEELLKLFLDLVSRLGGDVEEAMAWMQELQRRGIIGKNVDLEAFRQALEQQGIVGRDGEGNLTLMGPGERRIRRNALEEIFSSLQKAGPGLHAIPRAGGGSETLPETRPYEFGDDPARLDGIRTVANAARRDPDDLALVPADFEVFDVEAQSACATAIAIDVSHSMILYGEDRFTPAKKVALALTELILQKYPKDTIDVVLFGDEARSVPLEELSKAQVGPFHTNTKDGLALSRKLLMRRRSRNRQIFMITDGKPSCIKEGGKLYKNPFGLDLKIVNRTLEEAEKLRRDGIQLTTFMIATDEALVDFVDTMTKIARGRAYYASPTDLATFVFRDYIRNRKKLFR from the coding sequence GTGGACTACCGGTACGGCATGCTGCCGCTCGAACTGCTCCAGTCGCTCCTGTCCTGGGAAGAGCTCCTGAAGCTCTTCCTCGACCTCGTCTCGCGCCTCGGCGGCGACGTGGAGGAGGCGATGGCCTGGATGCAGGAGCTGCAGCGCCGCGGGATCATCGGCAAGAACGTGGACCTCGAGGCGTTCCGCCAGGCGCTCGAGCAGCAGGGCATCGTGGGGCGCGACGGCGAGGGCAACCTCACGCTCATGGGCCCCGGCGAGCGCCGCATCCGCCGTAACGCGCTGGAGGAGATCTTCTCGTCGCTCCAGAAGGCGGGTCCGGGGCTGCACGCGATCCCGCGCGCGGGCGGCGGTTCCGAGACGCTGCCTGAGACGCGCCCGTACGAGTTCGGCGACGACCCGGCGCGTCTCGACGGCATCCGGACGGTCGCAAACGCGGCGCGCCGCGACCCGGACGACCTCGCGCTCGTGCCGGCCGACTTCGAGGTCTTCGACGTCGAGGCCCAGAGCGCCTGCGCGACGGCGATCGCGATCGACGTCTCGCACTCGATGATCCTCTACGGCGAGGACCGCTTCACGCCCGCCAAGAAGGTCGCGCTCGCGCTGACGGAGCTCATCCTCCAGAAGTACCCGAAGGACACGATCGACGTCGTCCTCTTCGGAGACGAGGCGCGCTCCGTGCCGCTCGAGGAGCTGAGCAAGGCGCAGGTCGGGCCGTTCCACACGAACACGAAGGACGGGCTCGCGCTCTCCCGCAAGCTCCTCATGCGCCGCCGCTCGAGGAACCGCCAGATCTTCATGATCACGGACGGCAAGCCCTCGTGCATCAAGGAGGGCGGGAAGCTCTACAAGAACCCGTTCGGCCTGGACCTGAAGATCGTGAACCGCACGCTCGAGGAAGCCGAGAAGCTCCGGCGCGACGGCATCCAGCTGACGACGTTCATGATCGCGACCGACGAGGCCCTCGTGGACTTCGTCGATACGATGACGAAGATCGCGCGCGGGCGGGCGTACTACGCCTCCCCCACCGACCTCGCGACGTTTGTGTTCCGGGACTACATCCGGAACAGGAAGAAGCTCTTCCGGTAA